From the Candidatus Nomurabacteria bacterium genome, one window contains:
- a CDS encoding alpha/beta hydrolase, protein MKLFIIHGWAYSTAKWQTALDLLAKSGVEPVMLNVPGLTSPSDQVWNIDSYVEWLNEQLKHTKNPVVLGHSNGGRIALNYCLKYPTKIKHLLLLDSAGIANTSKLVSFKLNILKTLAKLLKPTKFIPGFNKLIHRLIGASDYQQAPANMKQTLRNMIESDKNLELSKITTPVSLIWGHQDGQTPLNDAYKLSRLLPGAKSVEVIDDARHAPYDTHPQELVERLIKIIDTEKLR, encoded by the coding sequence ATGAAACTATTTATTATCCATGGCTGGGCTTACTCAACTGCAAAATGGCAGACAGCTCTAGACTTGCTTGCAAAATCGGGTGTCGAGCCTGTGATGTTAAATGTACCAGGCTTAACTTCGCCAAGCGATCAGGTTTGGAATATCGATAGCTACGTAGAGTGGCTGAATGAGCAACTAAAACACACAAAAAATCCAGTCGTGCTCGGGCACTCAAACGGCGGGCGAATTGCACTAAACTACTGTCTAAAATATCCTACAAAGATAAAACATCTATTACTGCTCGACAGCGCTGGCATAGCCAATACGTCTAAACTAGTAAGCTTCAAACTGAATATTCTCAAAACCTTAGCTAAACTACTCAAGCCAACAAAATTCATACCTGGTTTCAATAAGCTCATCCATCGCTTAATTGGAGCTAGTGACTACCAACAGGCACCTGCCAATATGAAACAGACACTCCGAAACATGATCGAGTCCGATAAAAACTTAGAACTTTCGAAAATCACTACTCCAGTATCTTTGATTTGGGGGCATCAAGATGGTCAGACTCCACTCAACGATGCCTATAAACTTAGCCGATTGCTACCAGGTGCTAAATCCGTCGAGGTGATCGATGATGCTAGGCACGCACCTTACGATACACATCCACAAGAGTTGGTTGAACGTCTTATAAAAATTATCGATACGGAGAAACTAAGATGA
- a CDS encoding peptidoglycan bridge formation glycyltransferase FemA/FemB family protein, whose translation MSSNKFDLSLYPEANFLVSPAYLRSQAGLNRVIEYIDHDLIITGVIREARRGRYLEVAGNPLTNWQNPELAQRTVNKLAEICRQNKCVFARVRPQLEANQNNLEVFKNLGFVPAPMHLLAEDTILIDLRQTEEELMAGMRKGTRYEVRQSQKLGIKINQLDISQQNIEKFANLLVETADRQHYVVGSIEQIKLEIAEMGVEGMIDLLEAVDSSNQLLNMAVIVRYNQEADYLYGASSLVGRKLPGAYGLQWEAMRIARRAGSTRYNMWGVAPEGAPANHRFAGVTTFKKGFGGDYYHFLPAQDLVVNKPKYQLNKVVETIRRKRRHL comes from the coding sequence ATGAGCTCAAATAAATTCGATTTAAGCCTATACCCAGAAGCCAATTTCTTGGTTTCGCCTGCCTACCTGCGGTCACAGGCGGGTCTAAATCGAGTCATTGAATATATCGATCACGATTTAATTATAACTGGAGTCATCCGCGAAGCTCGTCGGGGAAGGTATTTAGAGGTTGCTGGCAATCCTTTAACCAATTGGCAAAATCCGGAGCTTGCCCAGAGGACAGTAAATAAGCTAGCTGAAATTTGCCGCCAGAACAAATGTGTGTTTGCCAGAGTTCGGCCACAGCTAGAAGCAAATCAGAACAACCTAGAGGTTTTTAAGAATTTGGGATTTGTGCCTGCACCAATGCACTTGCTTGCAGAAGATACGATTCTCATTGATCTTCGGCAAACGGAAGAAGAATTAATGGCTGGTATGCGCAAAGGCACACGTTACGAAGTTCGGCAATCTCAAAAACTAGGGATTAAGATTAATCAATTAGATATAAGTCAACAAAACATCGAAAAATTCGCTAACTTACTTGTCGAGACTGCCGATAGACAACATTACGTTGTTGGCTCAATTGAACAAATAAAATTAGAGATAGCCGAGATGGGTGTCGAGGGTATGATCGATTTGCTGGAAGCCGTCGATTCAAGTAATCAGCTTCTCAATATGGCAGTGATTGTTCGATATAACCAAGAGGCCGATTACTTGTATGGGGCAAGTAGTTTGGTGGGTAGAAAGCTACCCGGAGCCTATGGTTTACAGTGGGAGGCAATGCGCATAGCCAGACGGGCTGGCAGCACTCGTTACAATATGTGGGGTGTAGCGCCCGAAGGAGCGCCAGCCAATCACCGATTTGCAGGAGTTACGACGTTTAAAAAAGGGTTCGGTGGTGACTATTACCATTTCTTGCCGGCTCAAGATTTGGTGGTTAACAAACCAAAGTATCAATTAAATAAAGTCGTTGAAACTATCAGACGTAAAAGGCGGCATCTATGA
- a CDS encoding MYG1 family protein, producing MRIATHDGPFHADEVFATVVLRKLFPGADLVRSRNLVVLADCQIVYDVGGVYDPSKGRFDHHMAEFNVYHENGIKLSSLGLIWQVYGADYCSGDQELAELINQKFVMAIDANDNGQELFALTDFGVRPNDIDLYIKMFYPAFDQPQDYNLAFSRVLDFATGVLERVVAKYSAEMRALTQLKDAYSQTSDKRLLVLSNPLPFGDFARDQPELLYVIAPNSIGDSYNIRAITDDERGFNPRQPFPASWAGLNDTELEKACGVVGAKFCHNGRWLAGAYNLEAAQHMAELSLNQ from the coding sequence ATGAGAATTGCGACTCACGACGGGCCCTTCCACGCCGATGAAGTCTTTGCAACGGTAGTTTTGCGCAAGCTTTTTCCAGGCGCAGACTTAGTGCGTAGTCGTAATTTAGTGGTGCTTGCCGACTGCCAGATTGTCTACGACGTCGGCGGGGTATACGATCCGAGCAAAGGTCGGTTTGACCACCACATGGCGGAGTTTAACGTGTATCACGAAAATGGTATCAAACTATCGAGCTTGGGGTTAATCTGGCAAGTTTATGGTGCAGATTACTGTAGTGGCGACCAAGAGCTTGCCGAACTAATTAACCAAAAATTTGTGATGGCAATCGATGCCAATGATAATGGCCAGGAACTGTTTGCGTTGACAGATTTTGGTGTTCGACCTAATGATATCGACCTATACATTAAAATGTTTTACCCAGCGTTCGACCAGCCTCAAGATTACAACCTAGCCTTTAGCCGCGTGCTAGATTTTGCCACAGGGGTTTTAGAGCGGGTGGTTGCTAAGTACTCTGCCGAGATGCGAGCATTAACTCAACTAAAAGACGCCTACAGTCAAACTTCTGATAAGCGTTTGCTTGTACTAAGCAACCCGCTGCCTTTTGGTGATTTTGCCAGAGATCAACCCGAACTTCTTTATGTAATCGCGCCAAATTCGATAGGAGATTCATACAATATACGGGCAATCACCGATGACGAACGTGGTTTTAACCCGAGGCAGCCTTTCCCAGCCAGTTGGGCAGGCTTGAACGATACCGAGCTCGAAAAGGCATGTGGGGTGGTTGGGGCAAAATTTTGCCATAACGGACGTTGGCTGGCAGGGGCGTATAACTTAGAAGCAGCTCAACATATGGCCGAGCTTAGCCTAAATCAGTAA
- a CDS encoding aminotransferase class I/II-fold pyridoxal phosphate-dependent enzyme, with translation MIFDSLGSNYTFKSAIRFLLATGNKQDSRQLKDYLNQKYRGQSELYYRGRGALTEALRRSGARSVAVNGYTCYAVEQAARAAGVAVVYVDIAENKYHFSISELQAAFKKQAFEAVIVQNTYGQSIDIAQVEKFCQERKLALIEDLAHSVGGYYPDGREVGTVGDFTMLSFGRDKHIDVVNGGALVDRKHAQSQPRKLAKAPLLTRKRDRLYPIISWKLRRILFPVGLGGVFQKLFQGLGLVVRASDGAVCDDRSLPDYRAKIVLAKFRVLETDRQRRLQLCVSVGRQVESGDNPIRLPITVEPKKRDQLLSKLKRKGMYLFDIWYSTPVYPQRYMSSSSYQPGSCPRAEAVAASIINLPLHINVTEQKLMEISNELK, from the coding sequence ATGATCTTCGACTCGTTGGGATCAAACTATACTTTTAAATCGGCAATCAGGTTTTTGTTGGCGACCGGGAACAAACAAGATTCTCGGCAGCTAAAAGACTACCTCAACCAAAAATATCGGGGACAATCGGAGCTCTATTACCGCGGTCGAGGAGCTTTAACCGAAGCCCTAAGGCGCAGTGGTGCCAGATCGGTGGCGGTTAATGGCTACACTTGTTATGCGGTCGAGCAGGCAGCCCGAGCTGCCGGTGTAGCGGTGGTTTACGTTGATATTGCCGAGAACAAATATCATTTTTCGATAAGCGAGTTGCAGGCTGCTTTCAAAAAACAGGCATTCGAGGCGGTGATAGTTCAGAATACCTATGGACAATCGATAGATATTGCACAGGTCGAAAAATTCTGCCAAGAACGTAAACTGGCATTAATCGAAGACCTAGCACACAGTGTGGGCGGGTATTACCCAGATGGTCGGGAAGTTGGCACAGTTGGCGATTTTACGATGTTATCTTTTGGGCGCGACAAACACATCGACGTTGTTAATGGTGGGGCTTTAGTCGACAGAAAACACGCTCAGAGTCAGCCACGAAAATTAGCTAAAGCTCCACTTTTGACTCGAAAACGAGACCGTCTGTATCCGATAATCAGCTGGAAACTAAGACGAATACTGTTCCCAGTAGGTTTAGGTGGGGTTTTTCAGAAACTTTTTCAAGGACTGGGTTTAGTAGTAAGAGCGAGTGATGGGGCAGTTTGTGATGACCGCTCACTGCCAGACTACCGAGCCAAAATAGTTTTAGCCAAATTCCGTGTGCTAGAAACAGACAGGCAGCGCCGACTTCAACTATGCGTATCGGTAGGCAGACAAGTTGAATCCGGCGACAATCCAATAAGATTGCCGATAACTGTCGAGCCTAAAAAGCGCGATCAACTGCTTTCAAAGCTCAAGCGCAAAGGCATGTACCTATTTGATATTTGGTATAGTACGCCAGTTTATCCACAGCGGTATATGTCGAGCTCTAGTTACCAGCCTGGCAGTTGCCCACGAGCCGAAGCAGTTGCCGCAAGTATAATCAACTTGCCTTTGCATATTAATGTTACCGAGCAGAAGCTCATGGAAATTAGTAATGAGCTCAAATAA